From Camelus dromedarius isolate mCamDro1 chromosome X, mCamDro1.pat, whole genome shotgun sequence, one genomic window encodes:
- the RPA4 gene encoding replication protein A 30 kDa subunit encodes MSKDGSGSCGSISAVGGASGGSDPPPLGRVALATKSTRSRVRIQDIVPCCVSQLLTSTLFDNVFKIRGIEISQVSIVGIIRQAEKAANCVLYKIDDMTAKPIEVRQRIGRDKAKQGVTLLPVGVYAKVFGILRCSAEVKSLEVLKIRVLEDMNEFTTHILETVNAHMVLDKALQAASGQSTPVAPFDMDEAQKHSECHPDFLWKEVLRLIQECPRQEGKSIGELLEELRNLSIGTIKQTINYLTTEGHIYPTVDGEHFKSAN; translated from the coding sequence ATGAGTAAGGATGGGTCTGGGAGCTGTGGCAGCATCTCTGCCGTGGGTGGAGCCAGTGGAGGCAGTGACCCACCGCCTCTGGGCAGGGTAGCTCTTGCTACTAAGTCCACACGATCCAGGGTACGAATCCAGGATATTGTACCTTGTTGTGTAAGCCAGCTGCTCACCTCTACTCTATTtgataatgtcttcaagattaGAGGAATCGAGATTTCCCAGGTCTCTATCGTGGGAATAATCCGACAGGCAGAGAAAGCTGCAAACTGCGTTCTTTACAAGATTGATGATATGACCGCCAAGCCTATTGAGGTTCGTCAGAGGATCGGCAGAGATAAAGCAAAGCAGGGGGTGACTCTGCTTCCAGTGGGGGTCTATGCCAAAGTGTTCGGTATCCTCAGATGTTCTGCGGAGGTGAAGAGCCTTGAGGTGTTGAAAATCCGCGTCCTGGAGGATATGAACGAATTCACCACACACATTCTAGAAACGGTCAACGCACACATGGTGCTTGATAAAGCTCTCCAAGCGGCCTCTGGGCAGAGCACCCCTGTTGCTCCGTTCGACATGGATGAAGCCCAGAAGCACAGTGAGTGCCACCCTGACTTCCTCTGGAAGGAGGTGCTGCGTTTGATTCAAGAGTGTCCTCGACAGGAAGGCAAGAGCATTGGTGAGCTCCTGGAGGAGCTTCGCAACCTGAGTATTGGGACCATCAAGCAAACCATTAATTACCTGACCACCGAGGGCCACATCTACCCCACCGTGGATGGGGAGCATTTTAAATCTGCTAATTGA